The stretch of DNA GCTGGAATTGCAGTGTCCAGTAACTCAAACTGAGATGTGCTAGAGCTAGAGAACACACgctggatttcaaagacttaagtgcaaagaaaaggaaactcagtAACGTCTTTATATCgatgttgaaatgataatgttTTGGATAATGGCTTAAATGGCATATTACTAAAATCGGCTTCGCCTGCTTATTTTAACATGGCTACTAGAAAAGTTTAGATgacgtgtgtgtgcatgagatCTTGTTGAACAGCTCTGGTCTAGAAACCTTGCTTTACTCTTCTTCAGATGAACCGTCCCCTTGGAACTTGGGGCAGGTGTCCCCTGCACTATGTGGATATGATTATTTTgacctatttatttatatactgttAAAATTTCTGCTCTTAGTATCTAATTTTTAACGTAACTGACATACTGTATATTGTATTGTAACCTAAATTTTCACTTAAACACTGGACGTTTAAATTCATGTTGTAGGCCAAGTGCCAtgcctcctgcctgtaatctaagcacttcaggaggccaaggtgggaggatcagtttagcccaggagttctagaccagcctgggcaacatggtgagacctcttTTCTatgagtaattaaaaaaaaaaaaaaaaaaaaaggctgggcgcaggggttcatgcctgtaatcccagcactttgtgggggctgaggtgggcgtatcacctgaggtcaggagttcgaaaccagcctggccagtatggtgaaaccctgtctcaactaaaaatacaaaaattagctgggtgtggtggtgggcgcctgtaatcccagcttctcgggaggctgagacaggagaatcgcttgaacccaggaggaggaggttgcagtgagctgaattcgcactaccgcactccagcctgggtaacagggagaTTCCatccccctccaaaaaaattaggcagatgtgGCAGTGTgtatctgtggtcccaggtactccagaggctgaggtgggaggatcgcttgagccccagcagtcaaagctgcagtgagccgtgatcatgcgactgcactccagtcagggcaagagaatgagacctCAGCTCAAAAAAACTGTAAACTTAATTTTGGTTTATGACCTAACCTTCCTTATTGCCCTGATTGTCGAGAATGAACTGTGTTCACTCCTTGTGGACAAGGTCCATAGCATCCTTCAGATTCTCCAGGAGATGCTTAACTACAAACATAAGAAAGCACTGGTCCATGGCCATGTGAGTACATGAGTACAAGTGTGTGAAGTACTCAATTCGAAATACACATTTATAGGCAGTGTGTCTCATGACAGGTGTGGTTAAAGAACTTGAGTTGTATTTAAAGCTCTTCGCTCTTGCGCTTATCAGCATGGTAGTGGATTTGACTGTCCTGAAGTTCTGCTGAtcttagttttatatattttgaagttgcCTTATTTGATACatacaaatttttaattattaatatcttTCTGGTGAATGGAACCTTTTTATTATGTTGTGACTCTCTATCTCTTAGTGCTGTTTACCGTGAGGCTTCTTTTACCTGATATACCAAAACAGTCTTTCTTTCGGTTAGTATTTGCATGATACATCTTGTTCCACCAAAGTTCTGTACCTCTTGTATTTTAGATTTATCTCTTGAAAACAGGGTAttcttggaatttttaaaatccagtctgaAAGCTcttaaaaagttaattcacttaaagtgaattatttatatttagtgTATTTACATTTGATGTAATTACTGGCGTGCTGAGGTTGTCTTTTCTCTGTTTGTCCCACCCATTCTGCcatcctttttctctcctttattgTACATGCTCTCTGTCATTCCATTTTTCCTTCTGATGGTTTAGAAATTATTTACTCTATTCAGTCTTTAGTTAGCATCCTAGGGATTAAAACACACATATTTATCAACGTTTAAAATTAAATGCTAAGAGCACTGTACTGTGACCttcaacatttaattttaaactttgatACATTTACTCTCTTAAATGCACAGTACAGTGTCCTTCAGCATTTCATCACCCTTCAGCTTGttccatatttattcttttttgaaaccCATCACTACCTTACCATTATGTTTTACACTGTGTATGTAACAACATtatcactttgttcttttttttctttttcgagacggagtttcgctcttgttacccgggctggagtgcaatggcgggatctcggctcaccacaacctccgcctcctgggttcaggcaattctcctgcctcagcctcccgagtagctgggattacaggcatgcaccaccatgcccagctaattttttttttatatttttagtagagacggggtttcaccatgttgaccacgatggtctcgatctcttgacctcgtgatccacccgcctcggcctcccaaagtgctgggattacaggcttgagccactgcgcccggctgttctttttttttttttttttttttttttgagacggagtctcactctattgcccaggctggagggcaatggcacgatctctgctcactgcaacattcacctcccgggttcaagaaattctcctgcctcaacctcccaagtagctgggattacaggcatgcgccaccacaccctgctaattttgtatttttagtagagatggggtttctccatgttggtcaggctagtctcgaactcccggacctcaggtgatccacctgcctcagcctcccaaagtgctgggattacaggcgtgtggtGTGCGCCCGGCCACACTTTGTTCTTCATTACTTTTTGGATCTTCAGTGGTGTAACCGTATCAAGCTCTAGAGCTCCCTCTGGTGGTGAGGTGACATTGAAGATGGCAGCTTGCTTTTTGAGAATTTCTGGCCCTGCTCTCCCTGTTTTTATCTGTACTTCTTTTCTCATTGTGCctcttgcacacacacacccttcccctGCCATCTACCCAGTCTGGATCTGTTCAGCAGTTTCTGTCCAGTGCAGGGCCATGTTGGGACATGATTTCTGTTAAGAGTGAGGGCCCAAATTGCTGTTGCCCTTTCAACCTTTATCATAGACCCCTGTCGTCATTATTGGAATGTGCTGGTCTTTTGCCTGCTTTTCTCAGTCACTGTGGAGTTGAGTTTGGCAGATGGCTCCTCGCCGTCCCTCTGCTTCTTCCTGTACAAAGGCCGTCACCGGGCAAGTCCTGTTGCTCTCGAAACGGGTGGTCTCTACTTGTTCCTATTTTAGGGTTATTGGCAAATGCCCTGCCATCTAGCTTGGTTGTGGCTTTGACCACAGGTTTTCATCTTTGCTGTCCTTCTCCAAATGTTTTATGGAGCAATTGGAGAAGATTCAAAAATCACCCTCCCTTCTTTCCATTAATCCGGTCATCTTTAAACTATAGTATTCCTTGTCCTTGCAAATTTTATCTAAAGATATCCGCGGGGGCGGCTAGGATAAACGTGCCTTCTTTCAAAGGATGATAGCCGTTGTTCTTAGACACTGAAGCTGGTGCTAGCAGAAAAAGCCCCCCTTCCACTGAGATTCTGCCTTGCAGTTCCGCTGTGAATAGCTTGCTCCGGAGTCCCATCAGCTTTGCCATTGCTTTCTCTTCCAAACCGTTGCTCAGCAGCTGCCTTGAGATTGCTGTAGGAAAGCAATTTTTTTGTCTACTGCTGTTGAGACAGAAGCTGTTAATGCCAAGATTTTAGGGTTAAGAAGTAGAAATGATTGAAGCATTTGTGATGTGCTAGTATTGGGCTTGGTGCTAGAgagtaaaagtaaataaagacaATGTGGATACTTACTTCAAAATCACTCTCCATTTCAAGATCTCCAAATAGCGTGAGACTTCAAACTCAAAATAACGTGCTAATTACCTGTGGCTATCACTTTACAGGGTGATCTGGACCCTCTGGCATCTCTCAAATCGCTGACTTACCTAAGGTATGGGAATTACGCATTTGGACAAAATAAATGAGGTCCTTTAAAATAACGTTGCCTTTACCAGCCCTGACCTTAATGTCATCAGTTAATTTAAAGTGCCTGTTAAAAAGAAATGTCGAGTATGTTTCCTTAATGTTAAATTGTTCCAACGCTGAAACGTGAAGAATGTGggtgttcccttggtctataggTGCCTTAGACTATTCAGACAGACCTCCTGAGTGCTGCGCTGTGAACAAGATTGGCATtgtgttcttccttttcttttagtaTTCTGCGAAATCCGGTAACCAATAAGAAGCATTACAGATTGTATGTGATTTATAAAGTTCCGCAAGTCAGAGTCCTGGATTTCCAGAAAGTGAAACTAAAAGTAAGTAGTAATTCATTGCTTGTGAGTCATTGTAgagttgtgtttttctttgtacttctATTACTGATTATTAAAATTGTCTAAATGAGTAAATTTTGCCATtagtttataataaaaacagGGGTGGGGGGAATGTTAGgtcaaatgttttctcatttcagaGTTGGCCATTCCAAAGTTTGAAAAATGTTGAGGCCATGGTGAACGCTCTCAACAGTGGATTGTCTGCTTAGATACATTCCCAGTGGAGAACTTAATGTAACCCACTTTTGTGCAGCTCTGATTGTTGGAATGGTTTTTCCCCTTATTAGGagtttgttgttttattatttatttaattgcctTCTTAGTTCCCTGGGAGCCCATCCTTGGAACTAGGAAAGTGAACTTTCTTCAGGGAGCTTTACCAAAGAAAGAAGACCACTGTGTCTTCTTTTAATTTGACGTTGGCTTTTTGGTATTTTCACCAGCCCGGAGTATTGTAGGAGAGTTCACTTCCATGTCTTCTGAGGAATGCATTTAAATGCATGTGGTATTCCTATTTCCATTAACTCTGTGTGTGGTGTCGCTGTAGGAGCGTCAGGAAGCAGAGAAAATGTTCAAGGGCAAACGGGGTGCACAGCTTGCAAAGGATATTGCCAGGAGAAGCAAAACGTAAGATACGATATCCAACTTAACTCTACTTGACCTTCAGAAACATGATCTGATCTGTCTGGCCATTCATCTCCTACCAAATTAACCAAAAACTCTGACATATTAATGTGGTGTTAAATTTGAGTGCTTATGGTCCATGCACGTCACAGAACATTTCCACCACTAGCAGAGCACATGTTTCAGTAGCTGGTCTTAATGTGATACTATGTACATCCTGTTTTCTATATAGGAAGACGACCTGGGTGGTGTTTCTGAAGGAGAgagttcttgtatcagtttgttAACAAAGATAAGATACTACACTGGTTGAATTACTTTCAAAACCTTTTGAAAGTAAAAGAGAAGCAACTTCTGTTGGTCTAGGTTTAATGGTTATGTTCTTCCCTGTCTTAAGTTTTAATCCAGGTGCTGGTTTGCCAACTGACAAAAAGAAAGGTGGGCCCTCTCCAGGGGATGTAGAAGCAATCAAGGTAATCATGTGTTAGGCCTCTTGGACTGGAACGAGCCCAGATGGGTTCAGAACACAAAGTTGGATAAGCATGTTCTGAACATTGCGGATTGCATTTTCCCACAGTTATTAGCATACGGCAATATTGCTGTTTAAGGAAAAACTTGCTTGAAGTTATTATTTGATCAGACTTGAAATTACATGAACTAATTGATGTGGAGGCAGCTTTGTCTTTCTCATTTTCCAGgatgcatttatcatttctaacaGTTAGTTACCTTGGTATGCTGTCTCAATGTTTGCCTTAATTTTTAGTTTCAAAGATTTGCTGTCTGGCAAATAATTTTGGCTGATCAGTAGGGACCCTAGTTTTATAATGTTGCCTCCTTAAACTATTCAGTAGTTCTTCAAATAgtttttcaaataattcaaatagTTATTTCATTTAGCTACAGTTTTAGGACATCTGGAGTGATTATTTGCTCTCTTTTATAAGAGGGCCCGCATCTCTTACCCAATTTTGGAAATTTGTGATTTggcttctagttttatttctgtaTGCCAATAACATTCTTCCCCCAACACCAAAGTGTTTAATGTTCCAAATGGAGAAGTTGCTGTGAATTTCTGTAGGTGATTGATACTTAGTTTTCTGGGTAGTTGATACTTGGTTGAAGTTAATTATCCATCTCCATTGCCCTCTGTCCTCCAGAATGCTATAGCAAATGCTTCAACTCTGGCTGAAGTGGAGAGGCTGAAGGGCTTGCTGCAGTCTGGTCAGATTCCTGGCAGAGAACGCAGATCGGGTGAGCAAACGGTGTTCTTTGTCCGTTCAAATTAGTGTTACACTCGGTGTGACTCTCATAACCATTTGGATGTTATGACTCCAGAATGCTGGAACAGTGCCTCCTTACATCACATCTAATACATGAAATCCCTGTAAATGCTCTTTGAAGATAAAGTACTGGATGAAGAAAGCTAAGTCATAGTGCTGTGGGGGTTTTATGTAGAAGTTGAAGCTAGTATTATTTCAGCCATGGAGTGAACTGAACACTGGAGATAGCCATGTGGACGTTTGCCtatctgtatctgtgtgtgtgcataataGCTCAGTAGTCAGGAACACGGGCTCTAGAGCCAAGCAGTCTGAGGCCCAAATCTTAGCTTCACCAGCTCTGCCCTTGGACAAGTTTTTTcaagtctgttttctcatctttaaatctGCGTTAATAGTACCAAACCTCAGAAGGTTGCCGAGAGGCCTAGGAGACTGCACTTAGCGCAGGGCTCAACATTAGCGAGTTTTTGATAAGTGGTAGCTATTCTGCTGTTTGAATGCCTGCTTTATGCTGGGCAGCAGGTGGGGCACTGGGGATatcaaaaaatactgaaatacatcTTACAAGTTTTGATATGAATGTAACTGGGGACCTCTACTTCGACTGCTATCTTGGGGAAAGTTTCTAGGGAAATAATGTTTGAGCtgggagctaaaaatgaaaaagacattttttaagaaCAGTGATTTTCTACTGTATGGTTTGTAGGCCTCTGAGAGTCCGTAAGATCAAGACTTTTCTTTATCGGATACACCAAGGTGTAACTACTTTTCGTACGAACATTTGCACTGTTGGAGCAATAGGAGGTAGAACTGCTGGCACCTCAGCAGGAATCAAGGCAGCGGGCTAAATAATAGTTGTTATATTCTTCTCTGCTCTGCGCTCCCAGTAGAATGCATACCAGTTTCACGTAAGAGTGTTCTGGATGCAGCAGTGAAGATTATGAAATGTCACTCCTCAAGCACACGTCTGATATTCTGGGTGAGAGAATAGTGGTACACATCTGCATTGTCTGCATACTTGAGTTGGGGGGCTATCTCCATGCACTGGGCTGTCGTTTCAGTTGAGAGGCAGCTGTTAACTGTCTTCTAGCTGTCTTCTCAAACACGATGAAATGAGCCTGTACTTCAGTGAAAACAATTGAAAATTTAAGAtttcaagcaaaaattaaaatttggaaaacttgTATCCACTGCTCTAACCTGCCAGCTTCCCAGTACTTAAAAGACTTTTCTGGGGAACTCAGTAGTCATGTTAATGCATGTGAATTAGTGGGTGTGACATTTTTGATGTGTAATTAAATGTCtcaacatttggaagatctgCAAAACCCGGGAACCTCTGTTTTCCAAATGATACAAAATCATGTACAGGTACAAGATTTTGTTCAAAGTACAAGATAAAGTATGAAAAGTTCATTGGTAAGGTTGGCcgtgatggtcttgatctcttgacctcctgatctgccctcctcagcctcccaaagtgctgggatcacatgcatgagcaccacgcccggcctggaatGGTCCTCTCCCTTTTCTAACTATATACCTGTGTGGCCAAATTTTCTTCATGCTCGTCAATCAAAATAGCATATTGCAAGGGCTGGACTGATGAAGCCAATACAGTAATCCAGCTGACTGGTGTTAAGTCAGATATTCCTAATTTCCCCAAGCAAATGAAAGGGTTACGACTCCCCGCCCCCGCACCCCCCCCAAGAAATTGATCAAAATATCTGCCATAAATTGTTGAACAAATGTAACATTTTTTGGTAATTgttgccatattttcccaatttaGAGACAATAAAGTCATTGAACTGTTGCCAATACCTGGTGTGTAGAAGGTGCCCAAAGGCTTTTGAGTATTTCCAGTTTCTTTGCTATGGTAGTGCCATGAAAAGCACACGAATGTAGACTTTTTACCTTCACAAGAATGAATTA from Callithrix jacchus isolate 240 chromosome 6, calJac240_pri, whole genome shotgun sequence encodes:
- the SNRPA1 gene encoding U2 small nuclear ribonucleoprotein A'; protein product: MVKLTAELIEQAAQYTNAVRDRELDLRGYKIPVIENLGATLDQFDAIDFSDNEIRKLDGFPLLRRLKTLLVNNNRICRIGEGLDQALPCLTELILTNNSLVELGDLDPLASLKSLTYLSILRNPVTNKKHYRLYVIYKVPQVRVLDFQKVKLKERQEAEKMFKGKRGAQLAKDIARRSKTFNPGAGLPTDKKKGGPSPGDVEAIKNAIANASTLAEVERLKGLLQSGQIPGRERRSGPTDDGEEEMEEDTVTNGS